A single genomic interval of Spinacia oleracea cultivar Varoflay chromosome 6, BTI_SOV_V1, whole genome shotgun sequence harbors:
- the LOC130464269 gene encoding uncharacterized Rho GTPase-activating protein At5g61530-like isoform X1, translating into MPSMISPQWQDKASGFFSASGVKLKEAGNQAGTFAKDAKENVVDAAERVGSVFKSKWSLFQQPSTKHAVQERFLSAAASTSFLVRKGISETKEKVSVGKIKVEEVAKKTAQRSKSFISDIERWQKGVASSDGLHSEDCALCEEFDVVREQWAKFFTNKYLLLALARLIELV; encoded by the exons ATGCCTTCTATGATATCTCCTCAATGGCAGGACAAAGCTAGTGGGTTTTTTTCCGCTTCag GGGTTAAACTTAAGGAAGCGGGGAATCAAGCTGGGACTTTTGCCAAGGATGCAAAAGAGAACGTGGTTGATGCAGCTGAAAGAGTTGGGTCTGTGTTTAAAAGTAAATGGTCACTTTTCCAGCAACCCTCTACTAAGCATGCTGTGCAGGAGAGGTTTCTTTCAGCTGCTGCTTCAACAAGCTTCCTCGTAAGGAAAGGAATCTCAGAGACCAAAGAAAAAGTTTCTGTAGGAAAGATAAAAGTTGAGGAG GTGGCAAAGAAAACTGCACAAAGAAGTAAATCCTTTATATCAGATATTGAAAGATGGCAAAAA GGTGTTGCAAGCAGTGACG gtctacactccgaggattgcgccttatgcgaggaatttgatgtggttcgtgagcaatgggctaagttttttaccaacaagtatttattattggctttagcgcgcttgatcgagttggtttag
- the LOC130464269 gene encoding uncharacterized Rho GTPase-activating protein At5g61530-like isoform X2, translating to MPSMISPQWQDKARVKLKEAGNQAGTFAKDAKENVVDAAERVGSVFKSKWSLFQQPSTKHAVQERFLSAAASTSFLVRKGISETKEKVSVGKIKVEEVAKKTAQRSKSFISDIERWQKGVASSDGLHSEDCALCEEFDVVREQWAKFFTNKYLLLALARLIELV from the exons ATGCCTTCTATGATATCTCCTCAATGGCAGGACAAAGCTA GGGTTAAACTTAAGGAAGCGGGGAATCAAGCTGGGACTTTTGCCAAGGATGCAAAAGAGAACGTGGTTGATGCAGCTGAAAGAGTTGGGTCTGTGTTTAAAAGTAAATGGTCACTTTTCCAGCAACCCTCTACTAAGCATGCTGTGCAGGAGAGGTTTCTTTCAGCTGCTGCTTCAACAAGCTTCCTCGTAAGGAAAGGAATCTCAGAGACCAAAGAAAAAGTTTCTGTAGGAAAGATAAAAGTTGAGGAG GTGGCAAAGAAAACTGCACAAAGAAGTAAATCCTTTATATCAGATATTGAAAGATGGCAAAAA GGTGTTGCAAGCAGTGACG gtctacactccgaggattgcgccttatgcgaggaatttgatgtggttcgtgagcaatgggctaagttttttaccaacaagtatttattattggctttagcgcgcttgatcgagttggtttag